The Paraburkholderia megapolitana genomic sequence GGTTTCGGCGAGCCGCGCAAGCAATGGTTCGCGCGTGACGAAGCCTTCGATACGATGCTGCGCGAGCGCTTCGGCGTATTGATCGACGCGGCCCGCGAAGGCGTCTTCGACGACTGGATGCGCACGCCAGTCGGTGCGCTTGCGCTCGTGATCGTGCTCGACCAGTTCTCGCGCAACTGCCATCGCGGCACCGCGCGTGCATTTGCTGCGGACCCGAAGGCGTTGCAAGTCGCAACCGGGATGGTGGCGTGCGGCGACGACAGGCAATTGCCCACCGTACATCACCGCGCATTCGCTTATCTGCCGTTCGAACACGATGAATCGATGGCGAGCCAGCGGGAGTCGCTGCGGCTTTTTAAAGAGCTCGACGCCCAGCCCGACGGCGCACGCGCCGATTACTACCGGTTCGCGGTGCGTCACGCCGATGTGATCGAGCGGTTCGGACGTTTCCCGCATCGCAATGCGTTGCTTGGCCGGCCGTCTACTGAAGCGGAGATCGCGTTCTTGCGGCAACCGGGTTCTTCGTTCTGATTTGTCGAGCGCGGTAGTTTCTCGTGTCGTGTGCACGAATACTCGAAGCAGTTCATCGGTATCGCTGGGGCGCGCACCTGACACAACAAAGCCCGGGCAACCGCAGACACGATTGCCGCCAAAGAAGGGAAAGGACAATAAATCAGCGGCCGCCGCTGACGTCGAGCAGCGTGCCGCTCACGTACGACGACGCGTCGGTGAGCAGCCAGACAATTGCTTCAGCGACCTCGTCCGCGCTGCCGGGCCGTCCAAGCGGCGTCTGTGCGCCGAGTTGCGCGGCGCGCTCGGGCTTGCCGCCGCTCGCGTGAATCTCGGTATCGATGAGGCCGGGGCGCACCGCGTTGACGCGCACGCCGCGCGGCCCGAGTTCTTTCGCGAGGCCGAGCGTCAGCGTATCGATCGCGCCTTTGGAGCCCGCGTAATCGACATATTCGTTCGGCGATCCAAGGCGCGCCGCCGCCGATGACAGATTGACGATCGCACCGCCCGCGCCGCCGCGATCGGTCGACATGCGCCGCGCGGCTTCGCGTGCGCACAGATAGGCGCCGAACACATTGACGTCGAACAGGCGCTTCAGGCGTGCCGCGTCCATGTCGGCGAGCGGCATCGACGGGGCGACGATGCCGGCATTGTTGACGAGCGCGCTAATCCGGCCAAAGGCGTTTTCGGTGGCATCGAACATCGCGATGACTGCGGCTTCGTCGGCCACGTCGCCGGCAATCGCGACGGCCCGGCCGCCGGCGTGCTCGACTTCCTCGACCGTGACGCGCGCGGCATCCGCATCGCGCCGATAGTTGACCCCGACCGACCATCCAAGCGCGCCTAGCGCACGTGCCGTCGCGCGGCCGATACCGCGGCTCGCACCGGTGATCAGGACAACCTTGGACATGAGCGATCTCGCTGGAGAAGAGAAATGAAGAGAAGTGAAGCGGGCAAGGGCGCAGCGCACCCCGTGCCATGCGCCGCCGTCGCGACTTATACCGCGTTACGCGTTTGAACCCACTTGTCGGCCACGATCGGCTGATGACGCTGCAGCTTGTCGATCAGCGCGGTCGGGTCGCTGTCGAACTGCAGCATATCGAGGTAGGTCTGCCGCATGAAGCCTTCCTGCACCGTGTGC encodes the following:
- a CDS encoding DUF924 family protein, giving the protein MSDSDATLDPRARDVLECWFGAPDAAGFGEPRKQWFARDEAFDTMLRERFGVLIDAAREGVFDDWMRTPVGALALVIVLDQFSRNCHRGTARAFAADPKALQVATGMVACGDDRQLPTVHHRAFAYLPFEHDESMASQRESLRLFKELDAQPDGARADYYRFAVRHADVIERFGRFPHRNALLGRPSTEAEIAFLRQPGSSF
- a CDS encoding SDR family oxidoreductase, which gives rise to MSKVVLITGASRGIGRATARALGALGWSVGVNYRRDADAARVTVEEVEHAGGRAVAIAGDVADEAAVIAMFDATENAFGRISALVNNAGIVAPSMPLADMDAARLKRLFDVNVFGAYLCAREAARRMSTDRGGAGGAIVNLSSAAARLGSPNEYVDYAGSKGAIDTLTLGLAKELGPRGVRVNAVRPGLIDTEIHASGGKPERAAQLGAQTPLGRPGSADEVAEAIVWLLTDASSYVSGTLLDVSGGR